Proteins encoded within one genomic window of Phototrophicus methaneseepsis:
- the dpdJ gene encoding protein DpdJ — translation MILSDRDLDLISNEVLSRIEIREARLLNWGFIQGLQPLDWLDEELPVILDSLSPQLKSKAYHADGITYVDIIRNLEDRKLIFNNGKGIYRSRFAETIRLMYLLRQRFSDEDWNTGARLVSDMKIFLRRRRFPNWNIDVEDVLNNITSLTQLQKNIIRLLTQGDQLARFQSDAIRQQLHSLRENTDSAIVVGAGTGSGKTRAFYIPALTHIAQTKTEKFVVHALALYPRVELLKDQFREIYREARKLDTLLNEIGISPIRIGAYYNSVIRSASDFGNLQLMYERNWRRTKEDNGWICPYMICPQCGRGALAWFDQEIDKEKAKNTQGIYGDHEVLKCLSCNEIISGDVFPITRAHLLAKPPDILFTTTETLNRRLGDPSEHHLFGIRVQEPPRLLLMDEIHLNEGFHGSQVAYLLRRWRYARGSKTGLCVVGLSATLTQADIFFSRLTGISNVSYITPSENDMIDEGLEYNVVLKGDPVSGTTLLSTSVRTIMLLGRTLDSFSKESVSRGAWGQRIFAFSDKLDSINRWYHILKEVENPRQPYAQWRLLDPKKVSRETWQSRNQMGQNWWVASQINSDTLSTGLFLDLTSSQYRGVDPNADVIVASSTLEVGYNDPKVGAVVQHKSPYGHASFLQRKGRAGRPRNMRPWMVVVTSSYGRDRWAFQHAESLFDPVLPPMDLPLENYYVRKVQAVYALLDWLAVKLQTSGYVSNIWTLLSSGTPYQRNSQYADTRRQLYRLLIALLDEDELRNEAIEYIQDALGINEDHILKLLFWGKPRSIMLDVVPTIIRQLDSNWGTVLLEDGSWYFNEWTDNTSELPLPEFLPASLFSDLNLPEVLIQVPKRPQYRDAEREIRAKEMLGLTLGMLEFTPGKVNKRFADKDHTSEAHWIPVPEVQVESNYVDIRDMSIQFASQPHILHFEDRTISVCRPEIFDLHIVPHYIRPTSNAFHRWSSHFLPRERRFESSTNQDAAIGQRIYLDNDSNWNKIFDDLRVFTHTKGSWAEVTRFAETTEVYTRFDHGGEQRRIISYILDSDPAAMGFTIDVDALHFTVAPLNINELKKHANWTSIYGQLSSLFYRHKLYQDLGYLTNFEVEWLWQVQMSMLIERAATLEISLEDASKVVHADIVRLAKRNLHILLENSAINDEDMNTPEENILLIDNLLRLLSNSEVTNILYSNLQVLWDDNDVEIDVYLNELYIHSLGALTFSAIIDMFPEVDADDLHLDVKQNSFWISELTAGGVGLISRIADAIEHSPHRFEAFLRHTMTFCEREYLAEQMNATAQLTSRHDLTSQFNEIRKVTDLPRVEQLQKALSATLQKSGIVPNRNLLVSINTRFLRPNSDTDSDTLIRDLINFWKEQEARLGCVIDLRVISTAATQQPYIRLQVQNILKRINNSEDDFDDAQVFNLLQSFLWINCKDSCPDCIEKNHRYQQNLRPSRNLLLAVTTFEVETIVFGTHEWEAEVNEALINKQVVTIECKHDEVRQTQQELIGWLTKPIDVGYIASYPTLSRVERINDRILFELTLSELVEAF, via the coding sequence ATGATACTTAGTGATAGAGATTTAGACTTAATTTCTAATGAGGTGCTGTCTCGAATAGAAATCAGAGAAGCACGTTTGCTCAATTGGGGCTTCATTCAAGGCTTACAACCTCTTGATTGGTTAGATGAAGAGTTGCCCGTTATTCTAGATAGCCTTTCTCCTCAACTAAAATCAAAAGCTTATCATGCTGACGGGATCACTTATGTAGACATCATTCGAAACCTTGAAGATAGAAAGCTTATTTTTAACAATGGCAAGGGAATATACCGTTCTCGCTTTGCTGAAACAATTCGGTTGATGTACTTACTTCGTCAGAGGTTTAGTGACGAAGATTGGAATACAGGTGCTCGCCTTGTTAGTGATATGAAGATTTTCTTGAGACGCAGGCGTTTCCCAAATTGGAATATTGATGTTGAAGATGTATTGAATAACATCACTTCTCTAACCCAGTTGCAAAAAAACATAATAAGATTACTTACTCAAGGAGATCAACTTGCAAGGTTTCAGTCTGATGCGATTAGACAGCAATTGCATAGCTTAAGGGAAAATACTGACAGCGCAATAGTCGTTGGCGCTGGAACAGGCTCTGGTAAAACCCGCGCATTTTATATTCCTGCATTAACCCATATTGCGCAAACTAAGACCGAAAAGTTTGTTGTTCACGCCTTAGCATTGTATCCACGAGTTGAATTGTTGAAGGATCAATTTCGGGAAATATACCGTGAGGCACGAAAACTTGACACCCTGCTAAATGAGATTGGGATATCACCAATCCGTATTGGAGCCTACTATAATAGTGTGATTCGGTCTGCATCGGATTTTGGTAATCTTCAACTTATGTATGAACGTAATTGGCGAAGAACTAAAGAAGATAATGGCTGGATTTGTCCTTATATGATTTGTCCTCAATGTGGGCGTGGTGCTCTGGCTTGGTTCGATCAAGAAATCGATAAAGAGAAAGCCAAAAACACTCAAGGGATTTATGGTGATCATGAAGTTCTAAAGTGTTTGTCATGTAATGAAATAATTTCTGGTGATGTATTCCCGATAACCCGCGCACATTTACTTGCTAAGCCTCCCGACATACTCTTTACTACAACTGAAACCCTCAATCGGCGATTGGGTGATCCATCAGAGCACCATCTTTTTGGAATTAGAGTACAAGAACCACCCCGATTGCTTTTGATGGATGAAATCCACTTAAACGAAGGATTTCATGGATCGCAAGTCGCCTATCTCTTACGACGCTGGCGCTATGCTAGAGGAAGCAAAACAGGACTATGTGTCGTAGGGCTATCTGCAACACTCACTCAAGCTGACATATTCTTTTCTCGCCTCACTGGAATCTCAAACGTAAGCTATATTACCCCCTCAGAGAACGACATGATTGATGAGGGTCTAGAATACAATGTTGTATTAAAGGGCGATCCTGTTTCAGGAACAACGCTCTTATCGACTTCTGTGCGTACAATTATGTTACTTGGACGGACTTTGGATTCATTTTCTAAAGAATCAGTCAGTCGTGGCGCATGGGGTCAGCGGATTTTTGCTTTTTCGGACAAACTTGATTCGATTAATCGTTGGTATCACATTCTTAAAGAAGTCGAAAATCCACGGCAACCATATGCACAGTGGCGATTGCTAGATCCGAAAAAAGTCTCACGTGAAACATGGCAATCTCGTAATCAGATGGGACAGAATTGGTGGGTTGCGAGTCAGATTAATTCAGATACCTTAAGCACCGGATTATTTCTCGACTTAACATCTTCGCAATATAGAGGAGTCGATCCCAATGCAGATGTTATTGTTGCAAGTAGTACCCTAGAGGTAGGCTATAATGATCCTAAAGTAGGCGCAGTTGTTCAGCACAAATCACCTTATGGACATGCATCTTTTCTGCAACGTAAAGGACGTGCTGGTCGTCCACGAAATATGCGTCCTTGGATGGTTGTAGTGACTTCAAGTTATGGAAGGGATCGCTGGGCATTTCAACATGCAGAGAGTCTATTTGATCCGGTTCTGCCTCCAATGGATCTACCACTTGAAAACTATTATGTTCGCAAGGTTCAGGCAGTATACGCGCTACTCGACTGGTTAGCGGTCAAACTTCAAACATCGGGATACGTAAGCAATATTTGGACACTTTTGAGTAGTGGGACACCCTATCAGAGAAATAGTCAGTACGCAGATACCCGAAGGCAACTTTATAGACTTTTGATTGCACTACTGGATGAAGATGAGTTGAGAAATGAAGCTATAGAATATATTCAAGATGCCCTAGGAATAAATGAAGATCATATTCTGAAATTGCTCTTTTGGGGAAAACCGCGCTCCATCATGTTAGACGTTGTTCCGACGATAATACGTCAACTCGATTCGAATTGGGGGACAGTTCTTCTGGAAGATGGCTCATGGTACTTTAACGAATGGACTGACAATACATCTGAACTTCCACTTCCAGAATTTTTACCAGCTTCATTATTTAGTGATCTGAATTTGCCCGAAGTACTCATTCAAGTTCCGAAGCGTCCACAATATCGAGATGCAGAACGGGAAATTCGCGCAAAAGAAATGCTCGGATTGACACTTGGAATGCTGGAATTCACACCTGGTAAAGTCAATAAGCGATTTGCCGATAAAGATCATACTTCCGAAGCACATTGGATACCCGTACCAGAGGTTCAAGTAGAGTCAAATTACGTTGATATTCGGGATATGTCTATACAATTTGCATCACAACCGCATATCCTGCATTTTGAAGATCGCACAATATCGGTTTGCAGACCCGAAATCTTTGACCTGCATATAGTCCCTCATTATATTCGACCTACAAGTAATGCATTCCATCGGTGGAGCAGCCATTTCCTTCCTCGTGAGCGCAGATTCGAAAGTTCTACTAACCAAGACGCAGCTATTGGTCAGAGAATTTATTTAGACAACGACTCGAATTGGAATAAAATCTTTGATGATCTTCGAGTGTTCACACACACTAAAGGAAGCTGGGCAGAAGTAACTCGTTTTGCAGAAACTACGGAAGTATATACACGTTTTGATCATGGCGGTGAGCAAAGACGAATAATTTCATATATTCTTGATAGCGATCCTGCAGCAATGGGTTTCACTATTGATGTAGATGCTTTGCATTTTACGGTCGCGCCACTTAACATTAATGAACTCAAAAAACATGCCAATTGGACTTCAATTTACGGACAGCTTAGCTCGCTTTTCTACCGTCATAAGCTATATCAAGATTTAGGATATTTGACCAATTTTGAAGTTGAATGGTTATGGCAAGTTCAGATGTCTATGTTAATCGAGCGAGCCGCAACATTGGAAATATCGCTAGAAGATGCTAGCAAGGTAGTACATGCCGATATTGTTAGATTGGCGAAACGTAATCTTCATATATTACTAGAAAACTCGGCGATTAACGATGAGGATATGAATACGCCCGAAGAAAATATACTGCTGATAGATAATTTACTGCGATTATTATCCAATTCTGAGGTCACAAATATTCTTTACAGTAATTTGCAGGTTCTGTGGGATGACAATGATGTTGAGATTGATGTGTATCTTAACGAATTGTATATTCACAGTCTTGGTGCACTTACTTTCTCCGCAATAATCGACATGTTTCCAGAAGTTGATGCCGATGATCTACATTTGGATGTTAAACAAAATAGTTTCTGGATTTCTGAGTTAACTGCTGGGGGTGTGGGACTTATTTCACGTATTGCTGATGCTATTGAGCATTCTCCTCACAGATTTGAAGCATTCCTTCGCCATACCATGACCTTCTGCGAACGAGAATATCTAGCCGAACAAATGAATGCGACTGCTCAGCTAACATCAAGGCATGATCTCACATCACAATTCAATGAAATACGCAAAGTGACTGACCTCCCGCGAGTTGAACAGCTACAAAAGGCGCTTTCTGCAACACTTCAAAAGTCTGGAATTGTTCCCAATCGCAATCTCCTAGTATCTATTAACACTCGCTTTCTGCGCCCAAATTCTGATACTGATAGCGATACACTAATTCGAGACTTAATCAATTTCTGGAAGGAGCAAGAAGCTAGATTAGGTTGTGTTATTGATTTGAGGGTTATTTCAACTGCTGCAACACAACAACCATATATTCGACTTCAAGTTCAAAATATATTAAAGCGCATCAATAATTCGGAAGATGATTTCGATGATGCTCAAGTGTTTAATCTCCTTCAGTCGTTTCTGTGGATTAACTGCAAGGATAGTTGTCCAGACTGCATAGAAAAGAATCATAGATATCAACAGAATTTGCGCCCGTCACGAAATTTGCTACTTGCAGTTACTACTTTTGAGGTTGAAACAATCGTATTTGGCACCCATGAATGGGAAGCTGAAGTCAATGAGGCACTTATCAATAAACAAGTCGTCACTATTGAATGTAAACATGATGAAGTTCGTCAGACACAGCAAGAATTGATTGGATGGCTTACCAAACCTATTGATGTTGGTTATATCGCTTCTTATCCAACCTTATCGCGTGTAGAACGTATAAATGATAGGATTCTATTTGAATTGACGCTCAGCGAGCTAGTGGAGGCATTTTAA